A region of Heteronotia binoei isolate CCM8104 ecotype False Entrance Well chromosome 2, APGP_CSIRO_Hbin_v1, whole genome shotgun sequence DNA encodes the following proteins:
- the FASLG gene encoding tumor necrosis factor ligand superfamily member 6 — protein sequence MQQNPPTPYPEVFWTNNSAVLGPNCVPLGLYPTGAGPRPCQNTCSSWPVPERNRQRAGSKDGTCLCFLVAFLLVFLALMGVGLAMFQIFRLQKELELSGNGHMPQPPEMLKGFCLITPPLLYRNAGFPNRTTEKMVKRTAHLTGIPNQKSLPLEWDSTYGHAFVSGIRYENKGLVIDADGLYFVYSKVFFRGQHCSNQPLEHVVFKRNPVHSGSQSQVLMEDRKMNYCLSTRMWSSDSYLGALFNLSRQDSLYVNVSQFTLVNYDESKTFFGLYML from the exons ATGCAGCAGAACCCTCCGACTCCTTATCCCGAGGTCTTCTGGACAAACAACAGTGCAGTTTTGGGCCCCAACTGTGTCCCGCTGGGCTTGTACCCCACCGGGGCTGGGCCCAGGCCCTGTCAGAACACGTGCTCTTCTTGGCCCGTGCCAGAAAGGAACAGACAAAGAGCGGGCTCTAAGGACGGCACATGCCTATGTTTCCTGGTGGCTTTTCTGCTGGTCTTCTTGGCCCTCATGGGGGTTGGATTAGCAATGTTTCAGATCTTCCGTCTGCAGAAGGAGTTGGAG CTCTCCGGGAATGGACACATGCCTCAGCCTCCAGAGATGCTCAAAG GGTTCTGTCTAATAACACCACCCCTTCTCTACCGCAATGCAGGTTTCCCGAACAGAACAACAGAAAAAATGGTCAAGAGGACAGCACACTTAACAG GTATACCGAACCAGAAATCTCTGCCTCTAGAATGGGACAGTACCTACGGACACGCTTTCGTCTCTGGCATCCGATACGAAAACAAAGGCTTGGTGATCGATGCTGACGGTCTCTACTTTGTGTACTCCAAAGTGTTCTTCCGCGGTCAGCACTGCAGCAACCAGCCCCTCGAGCACGTGGTTTTCAAACGAAACCCGGTTCACTCTGGTTCCCAATCCCAGGTGCTGATGGAGGACAGGAAAATGAACTACTGTTTGAGCACACGCATGTGGAGCAGCGACAGCTACCTGGGCGCCTTGTTCAACCTTTCCAGACAGGACAGCCTGTACGTGAACGTCTCTCAGTTCACCTTGGTGAATTACGATGAATCGAAAACTTTCTTTGGCTTATACATGCTTTAG